From Candidatus Poribacteria bacterium, the proteins below share one genomic window:
- a CDS encoding PD40 domain-containing protein, whose amino-acid sequence MRIILIFLTALFPFSLPAQDKLAFCEKGDIYIAEIDVRNEIRNIRNITNHPAGDYNPIWSPDGRKIAFISTRDGFFTVYITDPYGGNPRLLNKKIKEASDLNWYPDGKRILVDGKLPEGKRMLRYLLVVDIEGKILDKISFRGSFPVCFKLSPDGRYIACHDILKHNISIIDTDTWRLRGITGRDEWGGSMDWLNEKVIVFARPEGGKWYMILLALDGRTIRKYALEGFIYANYPACSPDGNRIIFEGSEKKGKWFLYVLDLNSGRIKNTGVKGSRPDWWGNFTSVKPLNLLNTLWSLIKRGEVK is encoded by the coding sequence ATGCGAATTATTTTGATCTTTTTAACAGCGTTGTTTCCCTTCTCACTTCCAGCCCAGGATAAACTTGCTTTCTGTGAAAAGGGGGATATATATATAGCGGAGATAGATGTGAGAAACGAGATACGCAATATCCGAAATATCACGAACCATCCTGCTGGAGATTACAACCCCATTTGGTCACCTGATGGGAGAAAGATCGCTTTCATCTCAACTAGAGATGGATTTTTCACGGTCTACATAACAGACCCATACGGTGGAAACCCCCGCCTTCTCAACAAGAAAATAAAGGAGGCATCTGATCTCAACTGGTATCCTGATGGGAAGAGGATATTAGTAGATGGGAAATTACCCGAAGGCAAGAGGATGTTAAGGTACCTCTTAGTCGTGGACATTGAGGGGAAGATACTAGATAAGATCTCTTTCAGAGGCTCATTCCCGGTTTGTTTTAAGCTCTCCCCTGATGGCAGATACATAGCTTGTCATGACATATTAAAACATAATATCAGCATCATAGATACAGATACCTGGCGATTGAGGGGGATAACAGGCAGAGATGAGTGGGGAGGCTCTATGGATTGGTTGAATGAGAAGGTGATTGTGTTTGCTCGCCCAGAGGGAGGGAAGTGGTATATGATCCTATTAGCTTTAGATGGGAGAACTATTCGAAAATATGCTTTGGAGGGTTTTATCTATGCTAATTATCCAGCATGTTCTCCGGATGGCAATCGGATCATCTTTGAAGGATCTGAGAAGAAGGGGAAGTGGTTTCTCTATGTGTTGGATCTCAACAGCGGTAGGATAAAAAACACAGGGGTTAAAGGTTCTCGTCCGGATTGGTGGGGAAATTTTACATCTGTGAAGCCATTGAACCTACTTAACACCCTCTGGTCATTGATCAAGAGGGGAGAGGTCAAATGA